Within Bdellovibrio bacteriovorus HD100, the genomic segment CTGGATATCGAAAGAATGTTCAATCAAATGACTGAGGATGCACAAAGGGATCTGCAGCGCAAAACACGGGACTTTCAAAAAAAAGGTCTGAAGGCCACATCCCACCTTTTTGTTAAAGAAGAGCGTCTGGAAGCTTCGCTTAAAAGTCTTTTGGCCAAGATGGATTTAGTTGTCATGGGGACGCGGGGGCGCAACAAAGTCCTGAGCTCTTTCGTCGGCAGCACAGCAAGGGATTTGATTCTTAATTCACCGGTTCCGGTGGTTGCCATCCGCAACGAGGAGGACTAATGAAAACAGGAGCTGCATTTATCACCGGCGCTGGATCCGGCATCGGACGCGCCACCGCGATGGCCTATGCCCAGGCGGGAATTCCCGTGGCCGTCGTCGACTTTTCAGAACAAGGCGCCAATGAAACGATAGCGCTGATTCGCAAAAATTCGGATGTCCCCGCTGATGCCTATGTCTGCGATGTTTCTATCGACGGCGATGTGAGCAGAACCTTCTTTGCCGCCGTCGAACGATTTGGTCACATCCGTTACGCCTTCAACAATGCCGGTGTGGAGGGGGACTCCAGTCTTTTGCAGGATGTGACTGATGAAAATTGGGACGGAGTTCTTAACGTCAATCTTCGCGGAGTTTGGCTATGCATGAAGTATCAGCTTTATCACATGGCCAAAGCCGGGGGTGGATCCATTGTAAAC encodes:
- a CDS encoding SDR family oxidoreductase, producing the protein MKTGAAFITGAGSGIGRATAMAYAQAGIPVAVVDFSEQGANETIALIRKNSDVPADAYVCDVSIDGDVSRTFFAAVERFGHIRYAFNNAGVEGDSSLLQDVTDENWDGVLNVNLRGVWLCMKYQLYHMAKAGGGSIVNCSSIAGLVGFENLAPYVASKHGVIGLTKAAALEYAKKNIRVNAVCPGVIKTPMLDRAMKHLHQDPEQFAKAAPIGRMGTPQEIAETVLWLNSDKASFVTGHSLIADGGWTAQ